The window CGAACAGCAAAAGAATACTTTCAAATGATACATATCCCCTTGTTAAGAGGATTGATAAGAGCTATGGAAGAGATTACAGAATCTAATCAACAATTTATTAGCCGATTTTATGGGCAGGTAGATGGCTCTCCATTTACTAAAATAGATACGGATAAATTAGAAGAATTAACTACTCGAGCATTGGAAATTAATAAAATATTTATGGATGCATTTACGAGTGTACTTCCTGCTCAAAACGGTACACCAGAACTTGCTAGTGAGCTGATTGATATCAATCATATGACTAATTGTATTCAACGCTTGTATGGTTTTGAGTCAGGTAACATGAATTTATATCAAACAGCAAGAATATTATTGGAAAATGTAAAAAAAGGATTAGACCACATGAATAAGGGACATTGGGATGTCGAAATGAATGCTTTTATTTCTCCAAAAGCGAGTAATAGAGAATGGGCAAATGCTTTAAATAAAGATTGGGAAGTTGAAAAAGAAACATCTAAAGTGGAGTTGTATGTAAATCAATTTGGAATGACCAAAGAACAAGCTCAGCAATTAATTGAATTTGAAAAGAGATTTGAGAAATATTTTGACAAGGTGGGATGGTCACAAGAACGTAAAAATTTAGAATTTGTTAAGATACTTGCTTCTGCCCAATACGGATCACGTGGTGGGATTAATCAAACATTATGGGAAATTTCAGCTGGAGTATATAACACTGATGAATTAATGGAACAACTTCAATTAATTGGGTACACAAAAGAAGATGCTGCATATTTTATTTCAGACATAATACAGAAAATTTATGATAGTAACCAGCTAAATAATGATTACGTCCATTTAGTAGGTAGTTTAGCAGTCATATTAAATAAATCAACGTTACAACAACTTGGTTCAACAGGTAGCGCCCCAGATTCAATGTTACAAGGATATTATAAAGAATTGGCCACTCAATCAGGCGATATTGCGTCTGGCAGTCTTTCAAGAGAGGATATACGTGCAGATATTGATGCTTTAGTTATCTCAGAATACTTACGAGTTAATCCATCCCAAAATATAATCGACGTCACTCATGAATATTATTTGAATATTGAAAGCAATAAAATAAATCGTGCTGAAGAATTGCTAAAAATTTATGGGAATGGTGATATTGAATTAGGTTATCAAATAATGTGGCAGTCAGCAATATATGGTAGTCTCACTCCTGGTGGTTATCTCCTAGCATGGAAGGATAAGAATAAGGATATAAGCGATGATGTTCATCAATTTTTAGAACACTTTAATAATGAATTGAATGGAATTAAACAATAAAGGAGAACTAGTTATGAAAAAAAAGATATTCTTAGTCCTATTAAGTACAATCATATTAACTTCAAGTTATTGGTATATTCAAGCTAAAAACAAAGAACAATTTTTTTTTGAAAGTCATAAAAATAATGAAAATATCATCACGCAATCAGTGTATTTTTTTATGAATTATGGAGATACAAGTACAGATATACTAGATGAAATGAACATAACATATAAAAAAAATGTTTGGGATGGAGATATTGAGGTTCTTCATTTAACCAATGAAGAATATAACTATACTTTCTATATCAGTTCATTGAGAAACAAGCCTAGATTATCCTTGGAAATTCAAGTCGCAAGTTCTCAAAAATCAGTTACTGTATGGATTGAAAATAATGGTCAAATAGAACATGTTTATTCAGATAAAAATCCCACAGATGAAGAAATTGAAAAATATCAAGAAATACTCATGCAAGAATATACAAAGCTGCTAGACTCAGTATATGATAGACGCTAATTAGATAATCATTGGATAACTTGCTTACAAATGAGTAATGAATAGTTTTGATTTCTTATTGACTATTCACCCCTTTTTTATTAAACTTAGAGAGTAGGATAGAATTTAAAAAACTTCATATATTTATTGGCACTTTA is drawn from Carnobacterium gallinarum DSM 4847 and contains these coding sequences:
- a CDS encoding T7SS effector LXG polymorphic toxin, coding for MSEMLLQIQIMNDILKSKRGRMQVMLYPIETFVNDTELQGRSYRTAKEYFQMIHIPLLRGLIRAMEEITESNQQFISRFYGQVDGSPFTKIDTDKLEELTTRALEINKIFMDAFTSVLPAQNGTPELASELIDINHMTNCIQRLYGFESGNMNLYQTARILLENVKKGLDHMNKGHWDVEMNAFISPKASNREWANALNKDWEVEKETSKVELYVNQFGMTKEQAQQLIEFEKRFEKYFDKVGWSQERKNLEFVKILASAQYGSRGGINQTLWEISAGVYNTDELMEQLQLIGYTKEDAAYFISDIIQKIYDSNQLNNDYVHLVGSLAVILNKSTLQQLGSTGSAPDSMLQGYYKELATQSGDIASGSLSREDIRADIDALVISEYLRVNPSQNIIDVTHEYYLNIESNKINRAEELLKIYGNGDIELGYQIMWQSAIYGSLTPGGYLLAWKDKNKDISDDVHQFLEHFNNELNGIKQ